From the Musa acuminata AAA Group cultivar baxijiao chromosome BXJ1-2, Cavendish_Baxijiao_AAA, whole genome shotgun sequence genome, one window contains:
- the LOC135612545 gene encoding tricetin 3',4',5'-O-trimethyltransferase-like, protein MQAAKDVLQLTAEEEEEEARRFAMRLAMGYCLPLTLKVAIELELLETIVKAGPGTMLSPADIAAGLPTENPQATDMVDRMLRLLAANGILSWSVEASGVDGRPACKYGAAPVCKYLTTNEDGVSMAAFTLLMHDKITMESCYYLKDAVLEGGIPFKKAHGMTAFEHHGKDPRYNKLFNDSMRNHSTILIKQLLETYRGFDDVKVLVDVGGGTGATLHLITSGHQHIKGINFDLPHVISGAPPYPGVEHVSGDMFESVPSGGDAIFMKWILHDWTDEQCARILKNCWKALPKKGKVILVEYLLPMSPEQYSNSQGIFELDMGMMTYTGGRERTQYELEALAKEAGFVGFKATYISIYAWLIEFTK, encoded by the exons ATGCAGGCCGCCAAGGACGTGCTGCAGCTGaccgcagaggaggaggaggaggaagcgcgCAGGTTCGCCATGAGGCTCGCCATGGGCTACTGCCTTCCCTTGACTCTTAAAGTAGCCATCGAGCTGGAGCTCCTCGAGACCATCGTCAAGGCCGGCCCCGGCACCATGCTGAGCCCCGCTGACATCGCGGCGGGGCTGCCCACCGAAAACCCTCAGGCGACCGATATGGTGGACCGGATGCTCCGCTTGCTCGCCGCCAACGGCATCCTCAGTTGGTCTGTCGAGGCCAGCGGCGTCGATGGCCGCCCCGCGTGCAAGTACGGTGCGGCGCCTGTCTGCAAGTACTTGACCACGAACGAGGACGGCGTGTCCATGGCCGCTTTTACCTTGTTGATGCATGATAAGATCACCATGGAGAGCTG TTACTACTTGAAGGATGCGGTGTTGGAGGGCGGCATCCCGTTCAAGAAGGCTCACGGGATGACGGCGTTCGAGCACCACGGCAAAGATCCACGGTACAACAAGCTGTTCAATGACAGCATGAGGAACCACTCCACCATCTTGATTAAGCAACTGCTGGAGACCTACCGCGGCTTCGACGACGTCAAAGTGCTCGTCGACGTCGGCGGCGGGACCGGCGCCACGCTCCACTTGATCACCTCGGGGCATCAGCACATCAAGGGCATCAACTTCGATCTCCCTCACGTCATATCCGGCGCACCACCCTACCCAG GTGTAGAGCACGTCAGTGGCGACATGTTTGAGAGCGTTCCGAGTGGAGGAGACGCCATCTTCATGAAG TGGATTCTTCACGACTGGACTGACGAGCAGTGCGCCAGAATACTGAAGAACTGTTGGAAGGCACTTCCAAAGAAAGGGAAGGTGATACTTGTGGAATACCTACTTCCCATGAGTCCGGAGCAATACTCAAACTCGCAAGGCATCTTTGAACTGGACATGGGAATGATGACGTACACTGGAGGAAGAGAGAGGACACAGTATGAGTTAGAGGCACTGGCGAAAGAAGCTGGGTTCGTAGGATTCAAAGCCACTTACATATCTATTTATGCTTGGCTCATAGAGTTCACCAAGTAG